One genomic region from Bactrocera tryoni isolate S06 chromosome 3, CSIRO_BtryS06_freeze2, whole genome shotgun sequence encodes:
- the LOC120770979 gene encoding uncharacterized protein LOC120770979 codes for MLLKIRHALLEISNHPVTKQSAIIINNEIIITSGCILQPHVRPVAPFQTQTDREDVCPSTKIIHKLQQCKLINVQEGSSDEAKHLSALNYQVTFDRRKLPMPNARRKQPHILTRYCAKLLYLFNSAEISRHVLRFLNNDRTDSASETHNAVLLSSFLVLSMRCDGVKENFERFLRHIAHYLRYLQPIHTLDDVLVMCTPFGLENFYKTISIGKVSNVMGRDGCLFVLSNALALGCEGAAVFNNKLRLIGMIMCTSFQRQQENVNLTLAANFAYLLRDFMQQLGLNITSVRVPRDSSNFPWERAMVVIEAAGSQGTGTFVKVLNKKFILTCTHVVFKLNSKAVCRSVDGEFESEVLWRNPQYDQPFDVALLAAPDNIPERYCVRLSGAKPSLGQTVYNAGFPYFVNFNLKYDFNPAIFQGRIIKCSPGAIMSDGCVQAGQSGGPMFDEQGSILGICVSNIKVGNVVYPNLNTAVPICQIRTWLEQYARTNDIQVLSNLVANKEMQRIWALEAPPILSKL; via the exons ATGCTCTTAAAGATCAGGCATGCACTACTGGAGATCAGCAATCATCCAGTGACCAAGCAATCCGCAATAATTATTAACAATGAGATCATCATAACATCGGGTTGCATATTGCAGCCACATGTACGTCCGGTGGCACCTTTTCAAACGCAGACCGATAGAGAGGATGTCTGTCCCAGCACAAAAATCATACATAAATTACAACAATGCAAGCTAATTAATGTGCAAGAAGGTAGTAGCGATGAGGCGAAACATTTAAGTGCGCTAAACTATCAGGTGACATTCGATAGACGCAAATTACCCATGCCTAATGCACGACGGAAGCAACCACATATTCTCACAAGGTATTGTGCCAAGTTATTGTATCTTTTCAACTCGGCGGAGATTTCACGACATGTGTTGCGCTTCTTGAACAATGATCGGACAGATAGTGCATCCGAAACGCATAACGCCGTACTGCTTTCGAGTTTTCTAGTGCTAAGCATGCGTTGTGACGGTGTTAAAGAGAACTTCGAACGTTTTCTACGACACATTGCGCACTATCTGCGTTATTTGCAGCCAATACACACACTGGACGATGTGTTGGTGATGTGCACACCATTCGGCCTGGAAAACTTCTATAAGACAATCAGCATTGGCAAAGTGTCAAATGTTATGGGCCGCGATGGGTGTCTCTTTGTGCTGTCTAATGCTTTGGCGCTGGGTTGCGAAGGGGCGGCAGTCTTCAATAACAAATT GCGTTTAATAGGCATGATAATGTGCACATCCTTTCAGCGACAGCAGGAAAATGTCAATTTGACGCTGGCGGCCAACTTTGCATACTTGTTACGCGATTTCATGCAGCAACTAGGTCTAAACATAACTTCAGTGCGCGTACCGAGAGATTCATCAAATTTTCCAT GGGAGCGTGCTATGGTTGTAATCGAAGCAGCCGGGAGTCAAGGTACTGGTACATTTGTTAAAGTGTTGAACAAAAAGTTTATACTCACTTGCACACACGTCGTATTCaag TTAAACTCGAAGGCAGTGTGTCGCAGCGTGGACGGTGAGTTCGAATCGGAAGTGCTGTGGCGTAATCCACAATACGATCAACCCTTTGATGTCGCTTTGTTAGCCGCACCTGATAATATTCCCGAGCGTTACTGCGTACGCTTATCCGGTGCTAAACCGTCATTGGGCCAGACAGTTTACAACGCTGGATTTCCGTATTTCGTCaactttaatttgaaatatgatttcaatCCAGCAATATTTCAAGGACGTATAATTAAATGTTCACCGGGCGCCATTATGTCGGATGGTTGCGTACAGGCTGGCCAAAGCGGAGGCCCGATGTTCGATGAACAAGGCTCTATTTTGGGTATCTGtgtgtcaaatataaaagttggaAATGTGGTCTACCCTAATTTAAACACCGCCGTGCCTATTTGTCAGATACGTACATGGTTGGAGCAATATGCGCGCACCAATG ATATACAAGTGCTTAGTAATTTGGTAGCCAATAAGGAAATGCAGCGCATATGGGCGTTGGAAGCGCCTCCAATACTTAGTAAATTGTAG
- the LOC120770978 gene encoding NF-kappa-B essential modulator isoform X2, translated as MAEEESFVILGSCSQPNSLISVHENATAQDDKNTTSTQVNQPILNDEKFNSITTAIASASKPTQASDSNSGQFVGHGVWKRSIDSAKAMEASTQSGSYDVWQKSSIVAKDNGELQSDDTSVKDSTKTGAIPKTSGVEQKSETNTKESLTNSMAVSYIMGQVPADALKASIHSQFPSVSLEACEELTTVMSDYLKMKDVLIQVNSKMSSWLEMKKQMQSNEMENRQKLQQCQEQIAALRNENLDLKRELESKIEHIQACEAVRKQEHEELVKNISEKTALIANMRTQIEKLELQQLSSFEVVSKLGKNGENSEKSEYVTRLEHERVTKNFERNMSQLLAEKLEINDMQKQYIDEINCLKVNLTVSEELVNQLQSDIALLKANDKEKTAQFEIYATQRTEMREELDVLRQQVDVYSRDFQLERTAREEMAGEKAQLLDDLRALQRKNHELSELVGQLEERITALTRQRVSPPTTASRNIATLTQPAPTTPQHICPICSITCSSLTTLQEHANQCIDRNVHT; from the exons ATGGCTGAGGAGGAGTCGTTTGTAATTTTAGGGAGCTGCTCGCAACCAAATTCTTTGATTTCAGTGCATGAGAATGCAACAGCACAAGACGACAAAAATACGACCTCAACACAAGTCAATCAACCAATATTAAATGATGAAAAATTTAACTCCATAACCACAGCTATAGCATCGGCCAGCAAACCTACACAGGCATCCGATAGTAACTCCGGACAGTTTGTTGGACATGGTGTTTGGAAACGGAGCATTGACTCGGCAAAAGCAATGGAAGCATCGACACAATCAGGAAGTTACGATGTATGGCAAAAGAGTAGCATAGTTGCCAAAGATAATGGTGAACTACAGTCTGATGATACAAGCGTAAAAGACAGTACTAAGACCGGTGCCATCCCAAAAACAAGCGGTGTGGAGCAAAAAAGTGAAACTAACACGAAGGAGAGTTTAACAAACTCCATGGCAGTAAGTTATATAATGGGTCAGGTGCCAGCCGATGCCTTAAAG GCCAGTATCCATTCACAATTTCCAAGTGTGTCCTTAGAAGCGTGTGAGGAGCTCACAACAGTTATGAGTGATTATCTCAAAATGAAAG ATGTGCTCATTCAAGTTAATAGCAAAATGAGTTCATGGCTAGAAATGAAAAAGCAAATGCAATCTAATGAAATGGAAAATCGTCAGAAGTTGCAACAATGCCAAGAGCAAATAGCTGCA TTACGTAATGAAAACTTAGATCTGAAACGTGAACTGGAGTCAAAAATCGAACATATTCAGGCCTGCGAAGCTGTGCGAAAGCAGGAACACGAGGaacttgtaaaaaatatttccgaaaAAACGGCGTTGATCGCTAATATGCGTACACAGATTGAAAAATTGGAATTACAACAACTT TCATCATTTGAGGTCGTTTCGAAGTTGGGAAAGAACGGTGAAAACTCAGAAAAGTCTGAATATGTTACACGACTTGAACATGAACGTGTAACTAAAAATTTCGAACGCAATATGTCACAACTACTGGCAGAGAAGCTGGAAATCAACGATATG caaaaacaatatatCGATGAAATAAATTGTCTCAAAGTAAACCTAACCGTATCTGAGGAATTAGTTAATCAACTACAATCCGATATAGCTTTGTTGAAAGCTAATGACAAAGAGAAAACTGCACAATTTGAGATTTACGCCACACAACGCACTGAAATGCGCGAAGAACTCGACGTACTGCGCCAGCAAGTGGATGTCTACAGTCGCGACTTTCAATTGGAGCGCACTGCACGCGAGGAGATGGCTGGCGAAAAGGCACAGCTGCTAGACGATTTGCGTGCACTGCAACGCAAAAATCATGAACTAAGCGAATTAGTTGGCCAACTGGAGGAACGTATAACTGCTTTAACACGGCAACGAGTGAGTCCACCAACAACAGCATCAAGA AACATTGCTACGCTGACACAACCAGCTCCAACTACACCCCAACACATATGTCCAATATGCTCAATTACCTGTTCATCTCTAACCACTTTGCAAGAGCATGCCAACCAGTGCATTGACCGtaatgtgcatacataa
- the LOC120770978 gene encoding NF-kappa-B essential modulator isoform X3 has product MAEEESFVILGSCSQPNSLISVHENATAQDDKNTTSTQVNQPILNDEKFNSITTAIASASKPTQASDSNSGQFVGHGVWKRSIDSAKAMEASTQSGSYDVWQKSSIVAKDNGELQSDDTSVKDSTKTGAIPKTSGVEQKSETNTKESLTNSMAASIHSQFPSVSLEACEELTTVMSDYLKMKDVLIQVNSKMSSWLEMKKQMQSNEMENRQKLQQCQEQIAALRNENLDLKRELESKIEHIQACEAVRKQEHEELVKNISEKTALIANMRTQIEKLELQQLSSFEVVSKLGKNGENSEKSEYVTRLEHERVTKNFERNMSQLLAEKLEINDMQKQYIDEINCLKVNLTVSEELVNQLQSDIALLKANDKEKTAQFEIYATQRTEMREELDVLRQQVDVYSRDFQLERTAREEMAGEKAQLLDDLRALQRKNHELSELVGQLEERITALTRQRVSPPTTASRNYYLQNIATLTQPAPTTPQHICPICSITCSSLTTLQEHANQCIDRNVHT; this is encoded by the exons ATGGCTGAGGAGGAGTCGTTTGTAATTTTAGGGAGCTGCTCGCAACCAAATTCTTTGATTTCAGTGCATGAGAATGCAACAGCACAAGACGACAAAAATACGACCTCAACACAAGTCAATCAACCAATATTAAATGATGAAAAATTTAACTCCATAACCACAGCTATAGCATCGGCCAGCAAACCTACACAGGCATCCGATAGTAACTCCGGACAGTTTGTTGGACATGGTGTTTGGAAACGGAGCATTGACTCGGCAAAAGCAATGGAAGCATCGACACAATCAGGAAGTTACGATGTATGGCAAAAGAGTAGCATAGTTGCCAAAGATAATGGTGAACTACAGTCTGATGATACAAGCGTAAAAGACAGTACTAAGACCGGTGCCATCCCAAAAACAAGCGGTGTGGAGCAAAAAAGTGAAACTAACACGAAGGAGAGTTTAACAAACTCCATGGCA GCCAGTATCCATTCACAATTTCCAAGTGTGTCCTTAGAAGCGTGTGAGGAGCTCACAACAGTTATGAGTGATTATCTCAAAATGAAAG ATGTGCTCATTCAAGTTAATAGCAAAATGAGTTCATGGCTAGAAATGAAAAAGCAAATGCAATCTAATGAAATGGAAAATCGTCAGAAGTTGCAACAATGCCAAGAGCAAATAGCTGCA TTACGTAATGAAAACTTAGATCTGAAACGTGAACTGGAGTCAAAAATCGAACATATTCAGGCCTGCGAAGCTGTGCGAAAGCAGGAACACGAGGaacttgtaaaaaatatttccgaaaAAACGGCGTTGATCGCTAATATGCGTACACAGATTGAAAAATTGGAATTACAACAACTT TCATCATTTGAGGTCGTTTCGAAGTTGGGAAAGAACGGTGAAAACTCAGAAAAGTCTGAATATGTTACACGACTTGAACATGAACGTGTAACTAAAAATTTCGAACGCAATATGTCACAACTACTGGCAGAGAAGCTGGAAATCAACGATATG caaaaacaatatatCGATGAAATAAATTGTCTCAAAGTAAACCTAACCGTATCTGAGGAATTAGTTAATCAACTACAATCCGATATAGCTTTGTTGAAAGCTAATGACAAAGAGAAAACTGCACAATTTGAGATTTACGCCACACAACGCACTGAAATGCGCGAAGAACTCGACGTACTGCGCCAGCAAGTGGATGTCTACAGTCGCGACTTTCAATTGGAGCGCACTGCACGCGAGGAGATGGCTGGCGAAAAGGCACAGCTGCTAGACGATTTGCGTGCACTGCAACGCAAAAATCATGAACTAAGCGAATTAGTTGGCCAACTGGAGGAACGTATAACTGCTTTAACACGGCAACGAGTGAGTCCACCAACAACAGCATCAAGA aactATTATTTACAGAACATTGCTACGCTGACACAACCAGCTCCAACTACACCCCAACACATATGTCCAATATGCTCAATTACCTGTTCATCTCTAACCACTTTGCAAGAGCATGCCAACCAGTGCATTGACCGtaatgtgcatacataa
- the LOC120771562 gene encoding uncharacterized protein LOC120771562: protein MQRQLSYSNKTLLIGQSSIQTLPENINFIVSKSICPATKTIKTSMKNYNCQNLCYMIVCALIGLAHARPLSDYNSVESLQSTTIATAVEPDTLDTNQPEMQQQSTVNGFDGLVTLEPALEAPLPFEMNERVHRALTEAQLNEPVDMDFDMELAEVNLFRPLFRYRAEVARNVGRTRRVG, encoded by the exons at GCAGCGGCAACTTTCGTATTCCAACAAAACGTTGTTAATTGGCCAGAGTTCCATACAAACGCTACCGGAGAATATCAACTTTATAGTCTCAAAAAGTATCTGCCCCgcgacaaaaacaataaaaactagCATGAAGAATTATAAT TGTCAAAACCTCTGCTATATGATCGTGTGCGCTCTCATCGGACTCGCACATGCACGCCCACTTTCTGATTATAATAGCGTTGAGAGTCTCCAGTCTACCACAATTGCAACTGCAGTAGAGCCCGACACGCTCGATACAAATCAACcggaaatgcaacaacaaagcacagTGAACGGATTCGACGGTTTAGTAACGTTGGAGCCCGCTCTTGAAGCGCCACTTCCATTTGAGATGAACGAACGTGTGCATCGTGCTTTGACCGAAGCACAACTCAATGAGCCGGTCGATATGGATTTCGATATGGAACTAGCGGAGGTGAATCTATTCCGTCCACTCTTTCGTTATCGCGCCGAAGTGGCACGCAACGTGGGACGAACGCGGAGAGTTGGCTAA
- the LOC120770978 gene encoding NF-kappa-B essential modulator isoform X1, producing MAEEESFVILGSCSQPNSLISVHENATAQDDKNTTSTQVNQPILNDEKFNSITTAIASASKPTQASDSNSGQFVGHGVWKRSIDSAKAMEASTQSGSYDVWQKSSIVAKDNGELQSDDTSVKDSTKTGAIPKTSGVEQKSETNTKESLTNSMAVSYIMGQVPADALKASIHSQFPSVSLEACEELTTVMSDYLKMKDVLIQVNSKMSSWLEMKKQMQSNEMENRQKLQQCQEQIAALRNENLDLKRELESKIEHIQACEAVRKQEHEELVKNISEKTALIANMRTQIEKLELQQLSSFEVVSKLGKNGENSEKSEYVTRLEHERVTKNFERNMSQLLAEKLEINDMQKQYIDEINCLKVNLTVSEELVNQLQSDIALLKANDKEKTAQFEIYATQRTEMREELDVLRQQVDVYSRDFQLERTAREEMAGEKAQLLDDLRALQRKNHELSELVGQLEERITALTRQRVSPPTTASRNYYLQNIATLTQPAPTTPQHICPICSITCSSLTTLQEHANQCIDRNVHT from the exons ATGGCTGAGGAGGAGTCGTTTGTAATTTTAGGGAGCTGCTCGCAACCAAATTCTTTGATTTCAGTGCATGAGAATGCAACAGCACAAGACGACAAAAATACGACCTCAACACAAGTCAATCAACCAATATTAAATGATGAAAAATTTAACTCCATAACCACAGCTATAGCATCGGCCAGCAAACCTACACAGGCATCCGATAGTAACTCCGGACAGTTTGTTGGACATGGTGTTTGGAAACGGAGCATTGACTCGGCAAAAGCAATGGAAGCATCGACACAATCAGGAAGTTACGATGTATGGCAAAAGAGTAGCATAGTTGCCAAAGATAATGGTGAACTACAGTCTGATGATACAAGCGTAAAAGACAGTACTAAGACCGGTGCCATCCCAAAAACAAGCGGTGTGGAGCAAAAAAGTGAAACTAACACGAAGGAGAGTTTAACAAACTCCATGGCAGTAAGTTATATAATGGGTCAGGTGCCAGCCGATGCCTTAAAG GCCAGTATCCATTCACAATTTCCAAGTGTGTCCTTAGAAGCGTGTGAGGAGCTCACAACAGTTATGAGTGATTATCTCAAAATGAAAG ATGTGCTCATTCAAGTTAATAGCAAAATGAGTTCATGGCTAGAAATGAAAAAGCAAATGCAATCTAATGAAATGGAAAATCGTCAGAAGTTGCAACAATGCCAAGAGCAAATAGCTGCA TTACGTAATGAAAACTTAGATCTGAAACGTGAACTGGAGTCAAAAATCGAACATATTCAGGCCTGCGAAGCTGTGCGAAAGCAGGAACACGAGGaacttgtaaaaaatatttccgaaaAAACGGCGTTGATCGCTAATATGCGTACACAGATTGAAAAATTGGAATTACAACAACTT TCATCATTTGAGGTCGTTTCGAAGTTGGGAAAGAACGGTGAAAACTCAGAAAAGTCTGAATATGTTACACGACTTGAACATGAACGTGTAACTAAAAATTTCGAACGCAATATGTCACAACTACTGGCAGAGAAGCTGGAAATCAACGATATG caaaaacaatatatCGATGAAATAAATTGTCTCAAAGTAAACCTAACCGTATCTGAGGAATTAGTTAATCAACTACAATCCGATATAGCTTTGTTGAAAGCTAATGACAAAGAGAAAACTGCACAATTTGAGATTTACGCCACACAACGCACTGAAATGCGCGAAGAACTCGACGTACTGCGCCAGCAAGTGGATGTCTACAGTCGCGACTTTCAATTGGAGCGCACTGCACGCGAGGAGATGGCTGGCGAAAAGGCACAGCTGCTAGACGATTTGCGTGCACTGCAACGCAAAAATCATGAACTAAGCGAATTAGTTGGCCAACTGGAGGAACGTATAACTGCTTTAACACGGCAACGAGTGAGTCCACCAACAACAGCATCAAGA aactATTATTTACAGAACATTGCTACGCTGACACAACCAGCTCCAACTACACCCCAACACATATGTCCAATATGCTCAATTACCTGTTCATCTCTAACCACTTTGCAAGAGCATGCCAACCAGTGCATTGACCGtaatgtgcatacataa